In the Topomyia yanbarensis strain Yona2022 chromosome 3, ASM3024719v1, whole genome shotgun sequence genome, one interval contains:
- the LOC131687797 gene encoding uncharacterized protein LOC131687797, with protein MNARPLTPLSEDLTELDVLTPGHFLTGTSLTALPDPDYTSTPMHRLKHYQQLQQLIQQLWTRWKKEYLTELNSQQQTSSPVEIYVGQLVLVREDNKPSLNWPLARIIATHPGEDGCTRVATVKTAAGIHTRPTSRICPLPINHNLHPQQEQLKSATAASSMANSGAS; from the coding sequence ATGAATGCTCGTCCGCTCACTCCGCTTTCCGAAGACCTTACAGAACTTGACGTGCTTACACCAGGACATTTCCTTACTGGAACATCGTTAACAGCACTACCAGATCCAGACTATACAAGCACCCCAATGCATCGGCTCAAGCACTATCAGCAACTGCAGCAGCTAATTCAACAGCTTTGGACTCGATGGAAGAAGGAATATTTGACGGAGCTCAACAGCCAGCAGCAAACTTCATCACCGGTCGAGATCTATGTCGGGCAATTGGTTTTGGTACGAGAGGACAACAAACCATCGCTTAATTGGCCGCTCGCCAGAATCATCGCCACTCATCCTGGAGAAGACGGTTGTACACGAGTAGCGACGGTGAAAACAGCAGCTGGTATTCACACTCGTCCAACATCCAGAATTTGTCCACTTCCGATCAACCATAACCTGCATCCACAACAAGAACAACTCAAATCTGCAACAGCAGCATCATCAATGGCTAATAGCGGAGCcagctaa